A stretch of DNA from Spirosoma endbachense:
CGGGAAACATGCTTAAACGCATTTTCGACAAAGGTCATCAGGATAAATGGAGCGATTTTTAAGTGAGCCATATAGCCTGGTTCGATGTCGAACGTCAATTGCATGTTCGTATTCTGCCGTAGTTTTTCCAGCTCAATAAAATTTTCCAGATAGCTGATTTCCTTGTCCAGAGAAATCAATTGATCATTGCATTCGTACAATTGATACCGTAGTAATTCGGAAAATTTGGCCAATGAGTCGGAGGCCATGTTAGGGTTTTTATGAATCAGAAAGAAGATGGAATTGATGGTATTGAACAGGAAATGCGGGTTGAACTGGTTTTTAAGGAATTTCAGTTCGGTTTCCAGTTTCTCTTTTTCAAGCAATTGTTGCCGCTGTCTGGTCTGAATCCAGTTTTTGGTCAGTTTAATACTCATACCCAGCGTTACACTGGCAACAGTTGAGGGCAAGGCATTTCCCAGAAAGGTATTGAAGCAGGCCGATTTTCCAAACAGTTCTGCAATGGTTTTACCGCCGATGTAGGCGCTGAAATAATATCCCCCGACAATGCATAGGGTAGCGCACAAAACCGTCAGGGTTAAATAGATGATGTAGCTGGTTACTCTGTTTTTTTCGAGATACCTGGGAAGTAGATAATATAAGTTGAAATAGACCGCTAATGCCTGAAAAATGACGTAGAAGCTGTATTTAAGCGCATAGGGTAAGATAACTATCGTCTGGAAGACTTTTACCGGATTGCCCAGCGTAACCACCCACCATAAATAATGGTACAGAAACCAGAACGGCAGGTGATATAATTTGTATCTAAAAAACCAGTTTTTTTCTGGCTGGTAAATTGATAGCACGTTCATTTTGTAAGGCTTTCGGGAGACCTGTCCCTAACTGTACTGACTAAAAGGGGGTTGCTGTTTCGAAAGTACAAAAATCCAGCAGAGTTCGCGCTTTCGATCGATAAACGGACGATACCAATTGACGAAACGCGTTCCCGGCTAAATGACCAGTAAAATTGGGGGCATTTGCTGATTCTCTACCTGTTTATCTGGATTTCAGGCAGTTGGTCAATTATTGGGCGACGATCGTCATTCATTCTTTTTTTTGGGATTCATCACACCTTCTTTTACGGCACCAAGTCTGTTGCCAACCGTTGCTGAGTGCCTTTTCCTTCAGGATCAGAAGCGGTAAATCTGGACAGTTCTAACTTCTCATAATCCTGAATGCCTGTATGAAAAGAACAAAATTCATATTTGCCCTAGTGGCCCTTCTACGTATAATAGCCATCGATGTAGTTGCACAACCCAAATTAGCAAAGAGCCTGGTTAAGGGGAAGAGTGCTACAGATCAGGACATAAAACATGGCACTCTGGTCACTGAAAACCTTGCATCGACCATCCTCCGTGATAACCGAATTGGCCTTGATACGAACCGTGACATCAAGGTCTATCTGCCACCAGGTTATGCGAATTCCAGCAAGTCTTATCCAGTCGTCTATTACTTCCATAGTATTTTCTCGAACGCGGAAAAACTGGTTGGAGATGGTTCGATAATTAATCTGTTGGAGCGTGGCTTTGCGAACGGTATTGTAAACGAGTTCATTTTTGTCGCTGCTGACTACAGCTCGCCCACAACCGGCAGTATTTATGAAAATTCACCGGTCAGTGGGCGTTGGCTCGATTTTACGACCGACGAATTGGTCCCATTTATAGATGGCCGATTTCGTACCCTTCGTCACCGCGATAGCCGTGCGCTTGCTGGCGACTTTATCGGTGGACGGGGCGCGTTGAAGCTGGCGATGGTGCACCCTGAGCTTTTCAGCTTGGTTTACGCATTGCACCCGGTTGCTACCGGGATTGGCTTTTTGCCCTGGACCTCGGTTGACATCGACTGGAAGAAAATTCATCGGGCAAAATCGTTTGCCGATCTGAAAGGCGATGGACGGGCGCAAATCTTCGTAACCGTCAGCCAGGCTTACCTGCCCAATCTGAATCGACCTCCGTTCTATTGTGATTTCTTTACGGAACTCGAAAACGGTGAACCGAAACTCAACGTCGAAAATACCAGAAAGTCAAAACGAGGCTTTCACCTCGAAGAAACACTCGACGAGTCGGTTGAGAATCTTCAAACCATGCGCGGCATCGCCTTCGACTGGGGGCGCTTCGATCCGAATCAGGACCATGTGCAGTCCAATCGAGCGTTCAGCCGGAAGCTTGAGGATTTGGGTATCGAGCACGAGGCCGAGGAGTATCGGGGTAATCCCTGGAACAGAAACTGGACCGAAAATGGCCGTTTCTACGCACGAGTGCTCCCGTTTCTGGCCCGGTATCTCGTGTTTGATGTCAACCAATAAAGGCTTACTCACTCTAAATTCTCAAGGAGCTAATCGACATGATACAGTACAGATGGATCATTCTGCTCGTTTTACTAACCATCGTGAATAGTGCTGGTTTATTTGCCCAATCGGATTTAAAGGCGGATGAAAAAACGATCGCTTATTTGAAGCAATTCAGGTCTGATTATTCGAGGAGTATGCTTGAAAAGAATCCAGCGCTGATTCAGGCCTATTGTGCCGAAACGATACGACTGATGCCCGAGTATCAAAAAACGATTATGGGTAAAGGTAATGCCCTGTTATACCACAACGCTTTTAGGACACGATTTGTGGTTCAGGAATTTAGCCGGAACGAGCTGGAAGTCAATGACCTTGGGTCGATGGTAGCGGAGATTGGCCAATTTATTCTGAAAATGAACGAAAAACGTACTGGTAAAGCCTATGAACTAATGGGCAAGTATGTCAATATCTGGGAAAAGGCAGCGAATGGTGCGTTATTGTTGATGACGGAGGCCTGGAATTACAACCACCCGCTTGAAATTGGCGATCTATTGACATTTAAGGAGATACCCGTAGTTGACGTTGCGGTACAGGCGCACATGCCAATCACAAACAACATAAGTTTTGAACTTGCTGCCCTGAATCGCCTGATGGAAGCTACCGTTAGTCAGCATGATTACCGGATATGGGCTCAGTTTTATGCCGATGATGGCATGTTTTGCTACACAGGACATCCTATATACAAGGGTAAAAAAGAGCTGGATGCTTTTCTGGTTGAACACTGCAAAGGCCTACCAATTTTTGAAAAACTGGACATCCGTAATGACCGCATCGATCATCTGGGAACGTATGTAATTGAATACGCCAGCCACATTGCTACGGTGAGAAATGGTGACTGGTCGGGCGTTGGGGTTGGGAAAGATTTACGGATCTGGCGTAGG
This window harbors:
- a CDS encoding alpha/beta hydrolase-fold protein, coding for MKRTKFIFALVALLRIIAIDVVAQPKLAKSLVKGKSATDQDIKHGTLVTENLASTILRDNRIGLDTNRDIKVYLPPGYANSSKSYPVVYYFHSIFSNAEKLVGDGSIINLLERGFANGIVNEFIFVAADYSSPTTGSIYENSPVSGRWLDFTTDELVPFIDGRFRTLRHRDSRALAGDFIGGRGALKLAMVHPELFSLVYALHPVATGIGFLPWTSVDIDWKKIHRAKSFADLKGDGRAQIFVTVSQAYLPNLNRPPFYCDFFTELENGEPKLNVENTRKSKRGFHLEETLDESVENLQTMRGIAFDWGRFDPNQDHVQSNRAFSRKLEDLGIEHEAEEYRGNPWNRNWTENGRFYARVLPFLARYLVFDVNQ
- a CDS encoding YybH family protein — its product is MIQYRWIILLVLLTIVNSAGLFAQSDLKADEKTIAYLKQFRSDYSRSMLEKNPALIQAYCAETIRLMPEYQKTIMGKGNALLYHNAFRTRFVVQEFSRNELEVNDLGSMVAEIGQFILKMNEKRTGKAYELMGKYVNIWEKAANGALLLMTEAWNYNHPLEIGDLLTFKEIPVVDVAVQAHMPITNNISFELAALNRLMEATVSQHDYRIWAQFYADDGMFCYTGHPIYKGKKELDAFLVEHCKGLPIFEKLDIRNDRIDHLGTYVIEYASHIATVRNGDWSGVGVGKDLRIWRREKDGSLKLFRHIGMYD
- a CDS encoding sensor histidine kinase gives rise to the protein MNVLSIYQPEKNWFFRYKLYHLPFWFLYHYLWWVVTLGNPVKVFQTIVILPYALKYSFYVIFQALAVYFNLYYLLPRYLEKNRVTSYIIYLTLTVLCATLCIVGGYYFSAYIGGKTIAELFGKSACFNTFLGNALPSTVASVTLGMSIKLTKNWIQTRQRQQLLEKEKLETELKFLKNQFNPHFLFNTINSIFFLIHKNPNMASDSLAKFSELLRYQLYECNDQLISLDKEISYLENFIELEKLRQNTNMQLTFDIEPGYMAHLKIAPFILMTFVENAFKHVSRHNDRPNWIAIKLELDGQQLDFFVANSTSTEIANDVVRYGGIGLQNVQRRLDLLYPGQYELTIQHDLNQFEVKLRLTLTESVHASPLPISGIPV